Proteins found in one Vallitalea guaymasensis genomic segment:
- the menD gene encoding 2-succinyl-5-enolpyruvyl-6-hydroxy-3-cyclohexene-1-carboxylic-acid synthase, which yields MTNYIGALIDELYLLGIKHVVISPGSRSTPLSMIFMEGDFKTYINIDERSAGFFALGIAKELGEPVILVCTSGTAACNYLPAVTEATASKIPLIVLTSDRPHELRNVGAPQSINQNNIYNNFVKHYEELALPKDDELYYRYARTVIDRSYSMAMALPKGVVHINVPLRDPLVPEFDKLDFTLGRRKHTYNFFESYNGNDYNLDVDFSKYQSGIIICGVDINQNYFDEVIALSEKLKVPILADPISNFRSRLSKNIIYTYDSILKNEEIYSELQVDYIIHFGDIFVSKPLNKFIRYNDNVRYIKVAPDFNYVSSTLSITDYIVAGEQSFCNSINYELKDCGYLDKWINLQSKYTKNIDDVVKEEAIVEGNIIKTMEKSMKEDTRFFVANSMSIRNVDSYFRDKYKKNIKILCNRGANGIDGIVSSALGVAQVADNTVLLIGDLSFYHDLNGLLVSQMEGADIVIVLINNGGGGIFRYLPQSQERNFEYLFLTKHGIDFSGLATLYNINYRLINDYEDFEISFKKAIESKGVNLLEVMIDSQESKRIHKMITEKC from the coding sequence ATGACTAACTATATAGGAGCATTAATTGATGAATTATATTTATTAGGAATAAAACATGTAGTAATTAGTCCAGGGTCTAGGTCAACACCCTTATCCATGATTTTCATGGAAGGGGATTTTAAGACATATATCAATATTGATGAACGTTCAGCTGGATTCTTCGCTCTAGGAATAGCAAAAGAACTAGGTGAACCAGTAATATTAGTGTGTACTTCCGGTACTGCTGCTTGTAATTATTTGCCAGCTGTTACAGAAGCAACAGCTTCCAAGATACCGCTTATAGTACTTACGTCAGATAGACCCCATGAACTAAGGAATGTTGGTGCACCTCAATCAATAAATCAAAACAATATATATAATAATTTTGTTAAACATTATGAAGAACTGGCATTACCAAAAGATGATGAACTATATTACAGATATGCAAGGACAGTGATAGACAGAAGTTACAGTATGGCTATGGCTCTACCTAAGGGAGTAGTACATATCAATGTACCATTGCGAGATCCTTTAGTTCCAGAATTTGATAAACTTGATTTTACTCTAGGCAGAAGAAAGCATACTTATAATTTTTTTGAATCATATAATGGTAATGATTATAACTTGGACGTAGATTTTTCTAAGTACCAATCAGGTATCATCATATGTGGTGTTGATATCAATCAAAATTATTTTGATGAAGTAATAGCTTTATCAGAAAAACTTAAGGTTCCAATATTAGCTGACCCTATTTCCAATTTTAGAAGTAGGTTAAGCAAAAATATAATATATACATATGATTCAATATTAAAGAATGAAGAGATATATTCAGAATTACAAGTAGATTATATAATTCATTTTGGGGACATTTTTGTATCAAAACCCTTGAATAAATTCATTAGATATAATGATAATGTTAGATATATCAAGGTTGCACCAGATTTTAACTATGTCAGTTCAACTCTTTCTATTACAGATTATATTGTAGCTGGGGAACAAAGTTTTTGTAACTCAATCAATTATGAGCTAAAGGATTGTGGTTATCTTGATAAATGGATTAACCTTCAATCAAAATACACCAAGAACATAGATGATGTTGTTAAAGAAGAAGCTATAGTTGAAGGTAACATAATAAAGACGATGGAAAAATCCATGAAGGAAGATACTAGATTCTTTGTTGCCAATAGTATGTCAATTCGCAATGTAGACAGCTATTTCAGAGATAAGTACAAGAAAAATATAAAGATACTTTGTAATAGAGGAGCTAATGGAATTGACGGCATAGTTTCATCTGCATTAGGTGTTGCACAGGTTGCTGATAATACAGTTTTGCTTATAGGTGATTTGTCCTTCTATCACGATTTGAATGGTTTGTTAGTTTCTCAGATGGAAGGTGCTGATATTGTTATTGTATTAATCAATAACGGGGGCGGTGGAATATTTAGATATCTTCCACAGAGTCAGGAAAGGAATTTTGAATACTTGTTTTTAACTAAACATGGTATTGATTTCAGTGGACTTGCTACCTTATATAATATCAATTACAGATTGATTAATGATTATGAAGATTTTGAGATAAGCTTCAAGAAAGCTATTGAATCAAAAGGTGTCAACTTATTAGAAGTCATGATAGATTCACAAGAGAGTAAAAGAATACATAAAATGATTACGGAAAAATGTTAG
- a CDS encoding DUF4474 domain-containing protein has translation MGNTKYNLKDLSKKEDDIIKIAERADYIFNKFKIISNSIDTDIVRRDNINNELNSLLNEFQNLIEHTYNTSKIINEAITEYSHGEKQIQNLLNGLLEINTDSVGTGTKHSKEDAISGFSILHKWFKDICNQLTSSIKHLKDFFDNNGIRIINQPTFKWLGHSIDDYESYFVDRIKQIQQYISEKGINIDVTGIVDKATFQALRMIGFDDLKDNGLITNSIDALSLNIYDYFNDLPAFFDDYTVKPPDWILTKVENAVSVLDHIPDVTRETVYFFKDTYPYSIPYQAFTYATQNGWFPEAFDLAGFERKDGIYHAKQDALLQSQKYVGYNAIYDYVFDCATSMDTKIFDFTCDNNNEKYRLWFWKGDYLNLGAGAEVGIYYGGGPHWLIDKDLALPMTLSLEDSDNNEIFDWDPEENNWWITGFNPDIQNIKANDLTVKATINFSDNPEMWKSFYDIYQDNSMWTFYEDSMRAECKWEAKPLERRKND, from the coding sequence ATGGGAAACACAAAATATAATTTAAAGGATTTATCCAAAAAAGAAGATGACATAATAAAAATAGCTGAAAGAGCAGACTATATATTTAATAAATTCAAAATAATTAGCAATTCTATTGACACCGACATTGTTAGAAGAGATAATATAAATAATGAGCTTAATTCTTTACTGAATGAATTTCAAAATCTTATTGAACATACTTACAACACAAGTAAGATTATTAATGAAGCAATAACTGAATATAGTCATGGTGAGAAGCAAATACAAAATCTTCTGAATGGATTATTAGAAATAAACACTGACTCAGTTGGTACAGGAACAAAACACTCCAAGGAAGATGCTATATCTGGTTTCAGTATTTTACATAAATGGTTTAAAGATATTTGCAATCAATTAACAAGCAGCATAAAACATTTAAAAGATTTCTTTGATAATAACGGTATTCGTATTATCAATCAACCTACTTTTAAATGGCTTGGCCATAGCATAGACGATTATGAATCATACTTTGTAGATAGAATTAAACAAATACAACAATATATTAGCGAAAAAGGAATAAACATTGATGTAACAGGTATAGTGGATAAAGCTACTTTTCAAGCTCTACGTATGATTGGGTTTGATGACCTAAAAGATAATGGTCTAATTACGAATTCTATTGATGCTCTAAGCCTCAATATATACGACTACTTTAATGATCTTCCAGCTTTCTTTGATGATTATACCGTCAAACCTCCAGATTGGATATTGACTAAGGTAGAGAATGCAGTTAGTGTATTAGACCATATTCCTGATGTTACTAGGGAAACAGTATATTTTTTCAAAGATACTTATCCATATTCAATACCTTATCAAGCTTTTACTTACGCTACACAGAATGGGTGGTTTCCAGAAGCCTTTGATTTAGCAGGGTTTGAAAGAAAAGATGGGATATACCATGCTAAACAGGATGCATTATTACAAAGTCAAAAATATGTAGGATATAATGCTATCTATGACTATGTTTTTGATTGTGCTACAAGTATGGATACAAAAATTTTTGATTTCACCTGTGATAATAATAATGAAAAATATAGATTATGGTTTTGGAAAGGTGATTATCTTAACCTTGGTGCAGGTGCTGAAGTAGGAATATATTATGGTGGTGGACCTCATTGGTTAATAGATAAAGATTTGGCCCTACCTATGACTTTGTCACTAGAAGATAGTGATAATAATGAAATTTTTGATTGGGACCCTGAAGAAAATAACTGGTGGATAACTGGATTCAATCCTGATATTCAAAATATAAAAGCTAATGATCTTACGGTTAAAGCAACAATAAATTTTTCAGATAATCCAGAGATGTGGAAAAGTTTTTATGATATATATCAAGATAATTCTATGTGGACATTTTATGAAGACTCTATGCGAGCAGAATGTAAATGGGAAGCAAAACCATTAGAAAGGAGAAAAAATGATTAA
- a CDS encoding ROK family transcriptional regulator — translation MTRAGNQSMVKKNNQKAIVKYLMENGAASRADLAKVLEVSKPTISKNTNELIEYGILIEEGKGDNELGKKSILVNFNKDHKYVLGIDISKRRFKIALGDLLCNIKYTLDIEYNHPDDIDCITFIEDFIHNNNIDKSDIYCIGISYPGIISNGAFPNILSEKVNQIKLQKLTNAIDKVFDSKIIIKNDINLAIIGERIITGLMDINNHLYISVDVGIGAGLIINGRLYEGDRNGAGEIGFTVPNIHVDGKYVNIEEVASKTGIIKIIKKDFKNITDSKLYKLCDGNMDNISINKFAQALKQKDEYCQNLMDKVSKYLGITIANITSLLDIENVVIGGDIPNLDESILIRINEVVSNLVPFHTSVDIAKAKDSSLVGAVKIAMEQTIEDILN, via the coding sequence ATGACTAGAGCAGGCAATCAATCTATGGTGAAAAAGAATAATCAGAAGGCGATAGTTAAGTATTTAATGGAGAATGGAGCTGCTTCAAGAGCCGATTTAGCTAAGGTACTTGAAGTAAGTAAACCAACCATATCAAAAAATACTAATGAATTAATCGAGTATGGCATTCTTATTGAAGAAGGAAAAGGCGATAATGAATTAGGTAAAAAGTCTATTCTAGTTAATTTCAATAAGGACCATAAATACGTCCTAGGTATAGATATATCAAAAAGACGATTCAAGATTGCTCTAGGTGATTTGTTATGTAATATAAAATACACCTTGGATATTGAATATAATCACCCTGATGATATAGATTGTATAACTTTTATTGAGGATTTTATACATAATAATAATATAGATAAATCAGATATATATTGTATAGGGATTTCCTATCCAGGAATTATCAGCAATGGAGCATTTCCTAATATATTATCTGAAAAAGTTAATCAAATAAAACTACAAAAATTAACTAATGCCATAGATAAAGTATTTGACTCCAAAATAATAATTAAGAATGACATCAACCTGGCTATCATAGGAGAGAGAATCATCACAGGGCTGATGGATATCAATAATCATTTATATATAAGTGTGGATGTAGGGATTGGTGCAGGACTTATTATTAATGGGAGACTATACGAAGGAGATAGAAACGGAGCAGGTGAAATAGGATTCACAGTTCCTAATATACATGTGGATGGAAAGTACGTTAACATTGAGGAAGTTGCTTCCAAAACAGGTATCATAAAAATTATAAAAAAAGATTTCAAAAATATAACCGATAGTAAATTATATAAATTATGCGATGGCAATATGGATAATATATCAATAAATAAATTTGCACAAGCGCTGAAACAAAAAGATGAATATTGCCAGAATCTTATGGACAAAGTATCTAAATACTTAGGAATAACCATAGCCAATATCACATCTCTATTAGATATAGAAAATGTTGTTATTGGTGGAGATATACCTAACTTGGATGAATCAATTTTAATTAGGATCAATGAAGTGGTATCTAACTTAGTTCCTTTCCATACATCAGTTGATATTGCAAAAGCAAAAGATTCCAGTTTGGTGGGAGCAGTTAAAATAGCTATGGAACAAACTATAGAAGATATTTTGAATTAG
- a CDS encoding DUF5104 domain-containing protein: MINKNKLLLFTIITLLTLALSSCSLFYKTYSRDDAKISETRFDEIIEALNNKDSETLKAMFSSNALKEADNIDEDIEYLMDFYKGEIISIESAREGSDSKDGDDREIDLKTLNFVSTDEDEYIVFYIDNLTDTKDPDNVGLDMLQIIKQSDRKTQFDWGGDKTYCKGIYRPPTTETTTD; this comes from the coding sequence ATGATTAATAAAAATAAATTACTGTTATTTACAATAATCACACTACTTACTTTAGCCTTATCCTCCTGTAGTCTTTTTTATAAAACATACTCCAGAGATGATGCTAAAATATCCGAGACACGTTTTGATGAAATTATAGAAGCCTTAAATAATAAAGATTCAGAGACATTAAAAGCTATGTTCTCTTCAAATGCATTAAAAGAAGCTGATAATATTGATGAGGATATAGAATATTTGATGGATTTTTATAAAGGTGAAATAATATCAATAGAAAGTGCTAGAGAAGGTTCTGATTCCAAAGATGGAGACGATAGAGAAATTGACCTAAAAACCCTCAACTTTGTCAGCACTGATGAGGATGAATATATAGTGTTTTACATTGACAATTTAACTGATACCAAGGACCCTGACAATGTTGGACTGGATATGCTACAAATAATTAAACAATCCGATCGAAAAACTCAGTTTGATTGGGGAGGAGATAAAACATACTGTAAAGGAATTTATCGCCCACCTACTACAGAAACTACCACTGATTAG
- a CDS encoding PaaI family thioesterase → MNILQVMDMKNVVLKDDYIEARIDITDFYDQSYGIVHGGLTITFAETLAGLGSKNILDEDYMAVGQNITANHLRPKKIGGFLQGIGRLIHRGKRTHLWTIEIKDEKNKLISIVNVTNAIMELYSIKLEKGEK, encoded by the coding sequence TTGAATATTTTACAGGTCATGGATATGAAGAATGTAGTGCTGAAAGATGATTATATTGAAGCAAGAATAGATATTACTGATTTTTATGATCAGAGTTATGGTATAGTTCATGGGGGATTGACAATTACTTTTGCTGAGACATTGGCTGGGTTGGGCTCAAAGAATATTCTTGATGAAGACTACATGGCTGTAGGTCAAAACATAACTGCTAATCATCTTAGACCTAAAAAAATAGGTGGCTTTTTACAGGGGATAGGAAGACTGATTCATAGAGGTAAACGAACCCATCTATGGACTATTGAAATAAAAGATGAAAAAAATAAATTGATATCCATAGTAAATGTGACTAATGCTATAATGGAGTTATATAGTATCAAACTGGAGAAAGGGGAGAAATAG
- a CDS encoding thioesterase II family protein: MERYKKWFPFKDMESLKDKKKHKVFCFHHAGGSASTYRPWMMYDTDIDILSIELPGKATRMTEDYISNYEDLIPEVAKAINEVSCGQDYTLYGHSMGAMIAFKTAYILQNKYNNKPSSLIVAGRHAPVDDIKDRYQTYMEDDELVKELKRNNGTPSEILENEEILKVIIPAIKNDYKLNESLAYKDEVVDIPIIAHAGREDFDANKKLMERWGLVTTDMFVIKEFQGSHFFLHDLGKEYYDEVVNNVLLI, translated from the coding sequence ATGGAAAGGTATAAGAAATGGTTTCCATTCAAAGATATGGAATCCTTGAAAGATAAGAAAAAACACAAAGTATTTTGTTTTCATCATGCAGGAGGAAGTGCTTCTACGTATAGACCTTGGATGATGTATGATACTGATATAGATATATTATCTATTGAATTACCAGGTAAGGCAACAAGAATGACTGAAGATTATATCTCCAACTACGAAGATTTGATTCCAGAAGTAGCTAAGGCCATAAATGAAGTATCCTGCGGACAAGATTATACACTATATGGGCATAGTATGGGAGCAATGATAGCTTTTAAAACTGCCTACATATTACAGAATAAGTATAATAATAAGCCTTCTTCCTTGATTGTTGCGGGTAGACATGCACCTGTAGATGATATAAAAGACAGGTATCAGACCTACATGGAAGATGATGAATTAGTAAAGGAATTGAAAAGAAACAACGGAACACCTTCAGAGATTTTGGAAAATGAGGAAATACTGAAAGTTATAATACCTGCCATAAAAAATGATTATAAGTTAAATGAATCCTTAGCTTACAAAGATGAAGTAGTTGACATTCCTATTATAGCTCATGCAGGAAGAGAGGATTTTGATGCTAATAAGAAACTAATGGAAAGATGGGGACTGGTTACAACTGATATGTTTGTAATAAAAGAATTCCAAGGAAGTCATTTCTTTTTGCATGATTTGGGAAAAGAGTATTATGATGAAGTGGTTAATAATGTATTGCTAATATGA
- the menH gene encoding 2-succinyl-6-hydroxy-2,4-cyclohexadiene-1-carboxylate synthase, protein MKIKYKDINYNVEVEGDGIPIVFLHGYSENMSTFRYLDCTGYKRIFIDLIGHGKTQSPKDMKYYNVKYLIKAINYIVKSITDTKYIFYGYSMGGRMALAYALEYQEELSHLILESSSYGIEDQSIRDKRYYNDCRLAEEIRHNGIEWFESYWSNILIFKTQKMLGEDARNTIKKIRLSNNIIGLSNSLIGFSQGRVNCLRNELYKLNIGVTYISGEIDKKYTSIGEELTKLIRNIKHVRVKSSGHNVHMEKTQSINKLLNEIRLSHSE, encoded by the coding sequence ATGAAGATAAAATATAAAGATATTAATTACAATGTAGAAGTTGAAGGTGATGGAATACCTATAGTGTTTTTACATGGTTACTCAGAAAATATGAGTACTTTCAGGTATTTGGATTGTACAGGATATAAAAGAATTTTTATAGATCTCATAGGACATGGGAAAACCCAGTCGCCTAAGGATATGAAATACTATAATGTGAAATATTTAATAAAGGCAATTAACTATATAGTTAAGTCTATAACTGATACAAAGTATATATTTTATGGTTATTCAATGGGAGGAAGAATGGCTTTAGCATATGCTCTTGAATATCAAGAAGAGTTAAGCCATCTTATCTTAGAATCATCTTCTTATGGTATAGAAGACCAATCAATACGTGATAAACGTTATTATAATGATTGTAGGTTAGCTGAAGAGATAAGACATAATGGAATAGAGTGGTTTGAATCCTATTGGAGTAATATATTGATATTCAAAACTCAAAAGATGTTAGGTGAAGATGCAAGAAATACTATAAAGAAGATTAGACTCAGCAATAATATAATTGGGTTATCCAACTCACTTATAGGTTTTAGTCAAGGTAGAGTTAACTGCCTTAGAAATGAATTATATAAACTGAATATAGGTGTAACATATATAAGTGGTGAAATAGATAAAAAATATACATCTATAGGAGAGGAACTTACTAAGCTGATAAGAAATATAAAACATGTTAGAGTTAAGTCCAGCGGACATAATGTTCATATGGAAAAAACTCAGTCAATCAATAAGTTATTAAATGAGATTAGACTATCTCATAGTGAATGA
- the menB gene encoding 1,4-dihydroxy-2-naphthoyl-CoA synthase: MDKINWIKGTRNYEDVIYETHEGIAKITINRPHVRNAFRPKTVMELIDAFTIAREDSSIGVIVLTGANHGEGEEKEAFCSGGDQKVRGNGGYVGDDQIPRLNVLDLQHLIRIIPKPVIAMVNGFAIGGGHVLHIVCDLTIASENAKFGQTGPKVGSFDGGYGAGYLARIVGHKKAREIWYLCRQYTAKEALEMGLVNTVVPFDQLEDETVKWAKEILQHSPTALRFLKSSFNADTDGIAGLQQLAGDATLLFYTSEEGKEGRDAFKEKREPEFDKFYKFP, from the coding sequence ATGGATAAGATTAATTGGATAAAAGGAACAAGAAATTATGAAGATGTCATATACGAAACTCATGAGGGGATTGCTAAGATTACAATAAATAGACCTCACGTGAGAAATGCGTTTAGACCCAAAACTGTAATGGAATTAATAGATGCATTTACAATAGCTAGAGAAGACAGCAGCATTGGAGTTATTGTGCTAACTGGAGCTAATCATGGTGAAGGTGAAGAAAAAGAAGCATTTTGTTCAGGTGGTGACCAGAAGGTTAGAGGTAACGGAGGTTACGTGGGAGATGACCAAATTCCAAGATTGAATGTTCTAGACTTGCAACATCTAATAAGGATTATACCAAAGCCAGTAATCGCAATGGTAAATGGTTTTGCTATTGGAGGAGGACATGTTCTTCATATAGTTTGCGATTTGACCATAGCTTCAGAGAATGCTAAATTTGGACAAACAGGACCAAAAGTCGGCTCCTTTGATGGAGGATATGGTGCAGGTTATCTTGCTAGAATAGTTGGTCATAAGAAAGCAAGAGAGATATGGTATCTGTGCAGACAATACACTGCTAAGGAAGCTTTGGAAATGGGTCTTGTAAATACAGTGGTACCATTTGATCAATTAGAAGATGAAACTGTAAAATGGGCAAAAGAAATATTGCAGCACTCACCTACTGCCTTAAGGTTCTTAAAATCTTCATTTAATGCTGATACTGATGGTATAGCAGGGTTACAGCAATTAGCAGGCGATGCAACACTATTGTTCTATACTAGTGAAGAAGGTAAAGAAGGCAGGGATGCTTTCAAAGAAAAGAGAGAACCAGAGTTCGATAAATTTTATAAATTCCCTTGA
- the menE gene encoding o-succinylbenzoate--CoA ligase, with the protein MNQLYKHSQTMPDKKFINSLTYRQVYTETNKLTIKLKKYIGDNNRVAIISNNSVEFAMMLLALMNLEVETLLLNSMLKNKEIKEQIDELDISVIFSSDNRYISFKEVFGTQITEPYESDITNVHIDGNMNKYKDENYESDKVLFIMNTSATTGRFKSVPITINQITSHVQASKKSLGYCPDDNWLLVLPMFHVGGLMVLLRSLYNGTAITILEKFDEDKVIYLINNNKVNMVSMVPTMLRRIIDRIEKHNLRVMLLGGEFIEDDLINKSVKLNVSIYKSYGMTETTSQVVNFNVLDNLDKLKSVGKPMEHVDIKINTDKFLEHTKDGYPAGEITIKSSMLMKGYLNKDGLSGYFCTGDIGYFDDDGFLYILDRRSNLIISGGENIYPKEIENILYNNPHVNECAVISKRDSKWGYVPVLYIVTVLSEDNIIEYLKSQLANYKIPKEIIFRESLPKNSTGKIMKKALRSCEYEDKES; encoded by the coding sequence ATGAACCAGCTATATAAGCATAGTCAAACTATGCCAGACAAAAAATTCATTAATTCACTTACCTATAGACAAGTGTATACAGAGACAAATAAGCTAACCATAAAATTAAAAAAATATATAGGAGATAATAATAGAGTTGCAATCATATCTAACAATTCAGTGGAATTTGCAATGATGTTATTAGCCTTGATGAATTTAGAAGTAGAGACCCTACTTCTAAATTCTATGTTAAAAAACAAGGAGATAAAGGAACAAATTGATGAGCTGGATATATCAGTGATCTTTTCAAGTGACAATAGATACATTTCATTCAAAGAGGTATTCGGTACACAGATTACTGAGCCTTATGAATCAGATATTACCAATGTTCATATTGATGGTAATATGAACAAGTATAAAGATGAAAATTATGAGAGTGACAAAGTACTATTTATAATGAATACCAGTGCTACAACTGGCAGGTTCAAGTCCGTTCCCATAACAATAAATCAGATAACAAGTCATGTACAAGCTTCAAAAAAATCATTAGGATACTGTCCAGATGATAATTGGCTCTTAGTTCTTCCTATGTTTCATGTGGGAGGATTGATGGTATTACTTAGAAGTCTGTATAATGGTACAGCTATAACCATTTTAGAAAAATTCGACGAAGATAAGGTCATATATCTAATAAACAATAATAAGGTTAATATGGTATCTATGGTACCCACTATGTTAAGAAGGATAATAGATAGGATAGAAAAACATAATCTTAGAGTCATGCTTTTAGGAGGAGAATTCATAGAAGATGATTTAATCAACAAATCTGTAAAATTGAATGTTTCTATCTACAAAAGTTATGGTATGACTGAGACCACTAGTCAAGTAGTTAATTTTAATGTACTGGATAACTTAGATAAATTAAAATCAGTAGGAAAACCAATGGAACATGTAGATATTAAGATAAATACTGATAAATTTTTGGAACATACAAAAGATGGTTACCCAGCAGGAGAAATAACCATAAAATCATCTATGCTTATGAAAGGATATTTAAATAAGGATGGATTATCAGGATATTTTTGTACTGGAGATATTGGCTATTTTGATGATGATGGATTTTTATATATACTTGATAGAAGATCCAACTTAATTATTTCTGGAGGTGAAAACATATATCCCAAAGAAATAGAAAATATCTTATATAATAATCCTCATGTAAATGAGTGCGCTGTCATATCAAAAAGAGATTCCAAATGGGGTTATGTACCAGTACTCTATATTGTCACAGTATTATCCGAGGATAATATAATAGAATACCTGAAATCACAGTTAGCCAATTATAAAATCCCAAAAGAGATAATTTTTAGAGAGAGTCTACCTAAAAATTCCACAGGGAAAATAATGAAAAAAGCTTTGAGGAGTTGTGAATATGAAGATAAAGAGAGTTGA
- the menC gene encoding o-succinylbenzoate synthase — MKIKRVELFKIHLDIKFIFTSSKSSLNKRETIVIKITDYNGNHGYGEVVAFNKPFYTDETIDSSLHILENDYIDRLLNLQIDDPLEIHEIIDNKYPMTIAAIEAALIDLFCRTNNIKAMDYLFDREVLKEKIKGGIALGDMEYKALYYNIKKYSNEGYERFKLKIKPKTSLPKIIKIVHDFPELRFLLDANRSFTIDDIKELKIYDSMNFICIEEPIGYKKMKELAWLQKQLITPICLDESIMNTKGLKKAISLKAIKMLNIKCSRLGGIYYTKEAIKICRAKGIHFWMGSMVESSIGKMIQVNLAFLQDNCMEGDISSTSRYFSEDLISPPLEFHKSYYDLSSSISFGYEVSMDRLKKYTTYYNKKEV; from the coding sequence ATGAAGATAAAGAGAGTTGAGCTTTTTAAAATCCATCTTGATATAAAGTTTATATTCACTTCATCCAAATCAAGTCTTAATAAAAGGGAAACTATTGTAATAAAAATAACGGATTACAATGGAAATCATGGATATGGAGAGGTTGTGGCTTTTAATAAACCCTTTTATACAGATGAAACCATCGATAGTTCATTACATATCCTAGAAAATGATTACATAGATAGATTATTGAACCTCCAAATAGATGACCCTTTGGAAATTCACGAAATCATTGATAATAAGTATCCTATGACTATAGCAGCTATAGAAGCTGCATTAATAGACTTATTTTGCAGAACAAATAATATAAAGGCAATGGATTATCTATTTGATAGAGAGGTCTTGAAGGAAAAGATAAAAGGTGGCATAGCACTTGGTGACATGGAATATAAAGCATTATATTATAATATCAAAAAATACTCTAATGAAGGATATGAGAGATTCAAACTAAAGATAAAACCGAAAACCAGTCTTCCTAAGATAATTAAAATTGTACATGATTTTCCTGAGCTAAGATTTCTATTAGATGCCAATAGAAGTTTTACTATAGATGATATAAAAGAACTTAAGATTTATGATTCCATGAACTTTATTTGTATAGAAGAACCAATTGGGTACAAAAAAATGAAAGAACTTGCTTGGTTACAAAAACAGTTGATAACTCCCATATGTCTAGATGAAAGCATTATGAATACAAAAGGTCTAAAAAAAGCTATTTCACTAAAGGCAATTAAAATGCTCAATATAAAATGTTCAAGATTAGGGGGGATATATTATACAAAAGAAGCAATCAAGATATGCAGAGCTAAGGGCATACACTTCTGGATGGGAAGCATGGTTGAAAGCAGCATAGGAAAGATGATACAAGTTAATCTTGCTTTTTTGCAGGATAATTGTATGGAAGGTGATATATCTTCAACATCTAGATATTTTAGTGAAGATCTGATATCTCCACCACTTGAATTTCACAAGAGTTATTATGATTTAAGCAGCAGTATTAGTTTCGGTTATGAAGTGAGTATGGATAGACTTAAGAAATATACTACGTATTACAATAAGAAGGAGGTATAG